GATTTTATTCCAAACAATTGTTAATGCATTCTTTTTTTATTGTTCTGTATACTAACTTGCGCCAGTTAAATTTCAATAAACAAAGTTTATCCATATCCTAATATGAAAATGATTAAGTCCAGCGCCTTGCTTCTTGCCGCAGTTTTGGCTTTCGGAGCGGTTTCTGTTAGCCCGTCACAGGCGAAATCACTTGGTACTACCGAAGTACGCGATGTTAAGCAAGTAAAAACTATCGAAATTAAAGGTAGTGATGCTATGCAATATGACGTTAAGGAAGTTAAAGTTAAAGCCGGACAAAAAATTAAATTGACACTTACGCACTCTGGTAAATTGGCCAAAGCTGCAATGGGTCACAACTTTGTTTTGCTAAAACCTGGTACAGATATCGCTGCGTTTGCTTCAAAAGCTGCTGCTGCAAGAGAAACAGAATATATTCCTAAGTCGGAAGAGGCTAGCATCATTGCTCACACTAAATTAGTTGGTGGCGGAGAAAGTGATACCATAGAATTTACAGCTCCTAAAAAAGGAACTTACACTTACATTTGCAGCTTCCCTGGTCATTATGCTTTGATGAAAGGTACTTTCATCGTTGAGTAATCATTAGAAGTTAATGCATAAAAAAAACGGTCTGGAATTTCCAGACCGTTTTTTTTATGCATATTGTTAAATTTCAGCCAGCTGTTTTTCGATCAAACTGTTTATTTCCGGCGTGTCCCATTGAGAAGCTCCGATTTCCTGCGTCAGGATTTTTCCTTTATAAATAATGTAGGTTCTCGGAATTGCATTTCCATCCAACGCAGGTGGATATGGTCCGGCAAATTGATAAAAAGGAAGCTGGTATCCTTTGCGTGCGATAAAAGGATTAACCGTTTCGGCATCTTCATCAGAAACGATAAAGAAATCAACTTTTTTGTTGTTTTTATATTTGTTGTATAAAGTCTGAATTCCAGGCATTTCCATATTACACGGTCCGCACCAGGTCGCCCATACGTTCAGAAAAATAAGTTTATTCTCATCCATCGTAACAGCATTTCCTTTCAGATCTGTGACGGAAGGCAAGTAAACGGAGGATGGAACTTCTGATGTAGCTCCCTCAATCTGGTTTGCCGGAATATCAGTTTTTGGAGCAAAAACAACAAAATAAATGGCAACGAAAGCTAGTATGGATAAACCGAAGATTAGAAACTTTTTGGGTGTGCTGGTCATAATTCTTATGCGTAATAATATTGATACAACGAATGTTAGAAATTTTTCTATCTGTAAAAGTAGTTATATTATGTTAGATATTAATTCTATGCAAGGCTGCAAAAAATAGAGAACTTGTTTGCAAATCGCAGTCATAATTTGAATACTTTTATATCAATATTAACATTATAAATCCGTAATCTATTGAAAAACTATACATTCATGAAAGTTAAACAAGTCCTTCTTTCTCTTCTTTTTACAGTTTTGATTTTGCCTTCTCAAACCTTTGCACAACGTTCAGCAGCCGAATATTTTGAAGAAGGAAATACCAAAGCCCGTGCAAGTGATTTTGCCGGCGCACTTCAGGCTTATAGTGTTGTGGTTTCGATCAATCCTGAACATGCACCGAGTTATTTCAATAGGGGCTTGGCAAAAGCCAATCTGAAAGATCACCGTGGAGCAATCCTGGATTATGACCGTGCGATTGAAATTAATCCCAAAGAGGCACTTTATTATCAAAGTCGTGGTGTAAGTAAAAGTATGCAGGATGATTACAGGGCGGCAATTCAGGACTACACCAGAGCAATTGAATTAAGTCCGGAAGATGCAAAATCTTATTACAACCGTGGAGTAAGTTATGCCAAACTGGAAAATCACCGTAGCGCCATGGCCGATCTGGACAAATCGCTTACACTTGATCCGGGTGATGTGGCCGCATTATATGCACGTGGAAACTGCAAACAGCGTTTACATGAATATGCAGGAAGTCTTGCCGATTTTACCAAAGTGATCGAAATGAGTCCTAAACGTGCAGGAGCGTATGCGGGTAGGGGTAATGCTAAAATTG
The nucleotide sequence above comes from Dyadobacter subterraneus. Encoded proteins:
- the azu gene encoding azurin, yielding MKMIKSSALLLAAVLAFGAVSVSPSQAKSLGTTEVRDVKQVKTIEIKGSDAMQYDVKEVKVKAGQKIKLTLTHSGKLAKAAMGHNFVLLKPGTDIAAFASKAAAARETEYIPKSEEASIIAHTKLVGGGESDTIEFTAPKKGTYTYICSFPGHYALMKGTFIVE
- a CDS encoding TlpA family protein disulfide reductase; the protein is MTSTPKKFLIFGLSILAFVAIYFVVFAPKTDIPANQIEGATSEVPSSVYLPSVTDLKGNAVTMDENKLIFLNVWATWCGPCNMEMPGIQTLYNKYKNNKKVDFFIVSDEDAETVNPFIARKGYQLPFYQFAGPYPPALDGNAIPRTYIIYKGKILTQEIGASQWDTPEINSLIEKQLAEI